The DNA segment ACTGTGCTGCGTTGTCATACCAGGAGTTCCCGCCCACGCTATCGTAGGCCTGGCAATTTCCGGAAACACCCTTACCCGCACCGTTGTTGCCGATGAAGTTGTTGTGATGGATTATGTTACCTGCAGAGCCATACAGAATGTAAACTGCATAATACTCATTGTTACAGAACCAGTTGTAAGTTATTTTGTTATTGCATGAATGATCATATAGATATATGCCCTCGTAGTTCTGGGAGATATTGTTACCTGTTATGTTATTGTCGTTTGAATTGTTGTAGAGAGAGAAGCCATTTGAGTTCCCGACTGCAATATTGTTTATTATAGTGTTGTTGTGTGAATTATTTAGATAAAGGCCATGCTTGTGTATTTGATTGCTAGAAACATTGTTTTCACTTATAGTGTTGTAATCTGAATCGAAGAAGCAAATACCTATGAGCGAATTGTTTGTAGCATCGTTGCTTGCGATGGTATTATTGCTTGCAGAGGAGAGATAAATTCCCGAATTGGAATTGTCGACAGCCCTATTGTAAATTACTGTATTATAAGTGGACCCAATTAGTGACACACCTACAATATTGCCTGCAGCGCTGTTTTCTCTGATTTCATTGTAATCTGAAGATTCCAAGTACATGCCGTGTGCAAAATTGTTAGAGAGTGTATTTCCTGTGACTGTGTTGTATCTAGACAAAAACATGTAGATTCCATACTGCAAGCCAGTGCAAGTGTTGTTCTCTATTATTCCGTTCTGGACGTTTTCCAACTCAATTCCAACACCATATGCCCCACCTCCACCCGTAGTTGCATTCAACAGTGTGGTGTTTCTTATGACGAAATAAGCATCTGTGTTCTCAATCCAGATGCAATATGTGCCACCTTCTGCATCTATTTCCCAGCCCTCAATGATATATGGGTCACTTTGAGTTCCTGAGCCAGCAACGACGCCATTCTGATATGTGAACTCTGCATTGTTGGTTATATGAATTGGCATGTAGAAGTTTGGTGAAGAGATCGGATACCAGTCGCTCCCACCTCCACCACCATAAATCGGATAAGCCCCAGGTGTACCCCAATCATTTCCATCCCAGTTACTCCAGTAATTGCCCTTAAATACTCCACTGTCATACCAAATATTTCCACCAACACTATCGTATGCCTGACAATTCCCTGTGTATCCTTTTACCGGGTCATTGTTGTGGACGAAATGATTGTGGTGAATCACATTACCAGTGGAACTGTATGTGATATAAACTCCATAGTTCTTGTTGTAATTGAACCAGTTATGAATTATGATGTTAGAATTTGAGGAGTAGATATACACTCCATACTTATTTGTATCCACTTTGTTGTATCTTATGATGTTATTATTACTCATTGCATCCAAAACTATGCCGTAATTATAATTATTGCTCACATAATTCCATGCCATTGTATTGCCACTTGCGGAAGAAAGATATACTCCATGGACATCGTTGCCGTACACACTATTCTCTGCTATTGTGTTACTCCCAGAGCTATCTATATCAATCCCAAACCAGATATTTTCTGATACATCGTTCTTGGTGATCTGGCAGTTCATCGTATTGCTATAAACATATATCCCGTACATAGAATTGTTGCACCTGTTGCTTTCTATCTTGCCATTCTGCACACCCCGAAGAGCAATGCCCGCGCCGAATGGTGCACTCATTAAATCAGTAGCATTCCAGAGATTGCATTCTCTTATTATGAAGTAAACATTTGTGTTTTCTATCCAAATGGAATATGTCTTTCCATGAGCATCGATCTCCCAGCCCTCTATTATGTATGGATCATCTAGAGACCCAGTCCCACCTACGACCCCATTCATTGGGGTAAACTCGCTGTTACTGGTTATGTGAATCGGCAAATGCAAGTTTGTTTTCGAAAGAGGGTACCAATCACTTGATGTCCAACCATCAATAGAATAAGCTGAACCGGTTCCCCATCCATTGCCATCCCAGTTACTCCAGTAATTGCCTTCCTGAGCTGTGTTGTCATACCAGTAATTGCCACCCACCTCGTCATATGCTTGGCAGTTACCGTAAACACCTTTGCCTGCACCTCTGTTGGCAATAAAGTTGTTATGATGAACAGTATTCCCATTGGATAAAGTCGCAATGTACACACCATAGTCCATATTATTAAGTATCCAGTTATATAGTAGATTGTTGTTTTTTGAAACAACCATAATAATCCCGTATAGTGAATTGTGCCAGACAGTATTAAGCGAGAGGTTATTGTATTGACTAGATAGCATATAGATTCCGTATTGTAAATTCTCAGAAACATTATTGCCTGCAATCGTGTTAGAGTTTGAAGACGACAAATAAATCCCATGATTAATATTGTCAGTTATATTATTATCTCTGAGTATGTTGGTGTTAGAAGAAACTAAGAATATCCCATAAAGTGAGTTTGCAAATATATTGTTATTTCTGACAGTGTTGTTACTAGCAGGCGAGAAATATATTCCTCTGTTATTTCCTGTCACAGTGTTACCAACGATTGTTCCATTTTGGACGCCCTGAAGCACAACCCCAGAACCATATGGGAAAACGCTGCTATCTGTCGCACCATGAAGAGTGCAGTTTCGTATCTCAAAATACACATTCGTATTCTCAATCCAGATGCAATATCTTCCGCCACCAGCATCTATCTCATAACCCTGAATTACATAAGGGTTAGTTGGGCTTCCATCACCAGGCCAACCCTCATTTTGTGCTTGATTTGCAAAATCCAAATCGCCAATTATGTGTATAGGGGTATGGATCTCCTTCACATCCATTTGCTCATTCTTTGTTCTCGTCTCTGTGTAGCCATTCAAATACAAGTTAAACATTGAGCTTTTGGCATTTTCGCACCGTAATGCATTCTCCAGCTTGCACTCCATGTTCTGCCAGTCAATCATGTAGAAGTAAACTGCATAATTTTCACCAACACCCAGCATACTTTTGCCAGCCATGGTCTCCACTTGCTTCCCATTTGTGGCTGCAGCCACACTCTCGCCTATTACCCATGTCCACTCCTGCTGCACCACACCTGCAAATGTAAGCACCCTGCTTGCCTCTATCTTTCCGTTCTTGCCCACAATTTCTATTGCTTTGTCCGCACCCACTGCAAAGTTTGGAGATGGCTTGAAGCCAGTTGCTGCGTTGTTGTCCGTGTCCACAAACACATAAGCCACATCTCTGCCATTTACATTTGGAATTGCAG comes from the Thermoplasmata archaeon genome and includes:
- a CDS encoding NosD domain-containing protein, producing MKLESKTTKSLGLRNGRDNTRGFTNGLTNGFTNGNGYRNGRKLKESRSHGKILAVFVLAMLVLSVVAVLTWESSNAGAIKIDGSFEDWQSVAKTPKERDFGVPENIDIEEYATAESGKNVAFYAKVYGNLLAGDGRYIIEAPSDNPVYVANQRETAIPNVNGRDVAYVFVDTDNNAATGFKPSPNFAVGADKAIEIVGKNGKIEASRVLTFAGVVQQEWTWVIGESVAAATNGKQVETMAGKSMLGVGENYAVYFYMIDWQNMECKLENALRCENAKSSMFNLYLNGYTETRTKNEQMDVKEIHTPIHIIGDLDFANQAQNEGWPGDGSPTNPYVIQGYEIDAGGGRYCIWIENTNVYFEIRNCTLHGATDSSVFPYGSGVVLQGVQNGTIVGNTVTGNNRGIYFSPASNNTVRNNNIFANSLYGIFLVSSNTNILRDNNITDNINHGIYLSSSNSNTIAGNNVSENLQYGIYMLSSQYNNLSLNTVWHNSLYGIIMVVSKNNNLLYNWILNNMDYGVYIATLSNGNTVHHNNFIANRGAGKGVYGNCQAYDEVGGNYWYDNTAQEGNYWSNWDGNGWGTGSAYSIDGWTSSDWYPLSKTNLHLPIHITSNSEFTPMNGVVGGTGSLDDPYIIEGWEIDAHGKTYSIWIENTNVYFIIRECNLWNATDLMSAPFGAGIALRGVQNGKIESNRCNNSMYGIYVYSNTMNCQITKNDVSENIWFGIDIDSSGSNTIAENSVYGNDVHGVYLSSASGNTMAWNYVSNNYNYGIVLDAMSNNNIIRYNKVDTNKYGVYIYSSNSNIIIHNWFNYNKNYGVYITYSSTGNVIHHNHFVHNNDPVKGYTGNCQAYDSVGGNIWYDSGVFKGNYWSNWDGNDWGTPGAYPIYGGGGGSDWYPISSPNFYMPIHITNNAEFTYQNGVVAGSGTQSDPYIIEGWEIDAEGGTYCIWIENTDAYFVIRNTTLLNATTGGGGAYGVGIELENVQNGIIENNTCTGLQYGIYMFLSRYNTVTGNTLSNNFAHGMYLESSDYNEIRENSAAGNIVGVSLIGSTYNTVIYNRAVDNSNSGIYLSSASNNTIASNDATNNSLIGICFFDSDYNTISENNVSSNQIHKHGLYLNNSHNNTIINNIAVGNSNGFSLYNNSNDNNITGNNISQNYEGIYLYDHSCNNKITYNWFCNNEYYAVYILYGSAGNIIHHNNFIGNNGAGKGVSGNCQAYDSVGGNSWYDNAAQLGNYWSNWDSKDNGTASAYPIDGGAGASDWYPLGSPVSELSAHFLLAVVLCVLIGLAGVLQRKR